The following proteins are co-located in the Anomalospiza imberbis isolate Cuckoo-Finch-1a 21T00152 chromosome 1, ASM3175350v1, whole genome shotgun sequence genome:
- the LOC137463783 gene encoding ly6/PLAUR domain-containing protein 2-like: MKKLLVGFLLGLAFVELAQSLRCYTCKEPTDISKCRTATVCPPKATVCTTTLHSMETGYPFFGNITVTRDCEEECLSYDGIGAQKPKSCCYTDLCTDDTRNSSGVRSSSAVLVLVAMVAGTVLQCSL; encoded by the exons ATGAAGAAACTCCTGGTGGGATTCCTGCTGGGCCTGGCATTCGTAGAGTTGG cccagtcCCTGCGATGTTACACATGCAAGGAGCCCACAGACATTTCCAAGTGCAGGACAGCCACCGTGTGTCCCCCGAAAGCCACCGTGTGCACCACGACACTGCACTCCATGGAGACAG GTTATCCCTTTTTTGGCAACATCACCGTGACCAGAGACTGTGAGGAGGAATGCCTCTCCTACGATGGGATAGGGGCCCAAAAGCCCAAATCCTGCTGCTACACTGACCTGTGCACGGATGACACCAGGAACAGCAGCGGGGTGAGGAGCAGCTCCGCAGTGCTGGTTCTGGTGGCCATGGTGGCTGGCACGGTCCTCCAGTGCTCCCTGTGA